The following nucleotide sequence is from Mesorhizobium sp. J8.
TGGTTCGTCTTCTGGGGCTACCAGCTCTTCATCGTCATGGCCGCCACCGGCTATCTGCTGGGCATCACCGAAGGCCGCGAATATGCCGAGCCGGAATGGTATGTCGACCTCTGGCTGACGATCGTCTGGGTCGCGTATCTGATCCTTTTCCTCGGCACCATTCTGAAGCGCAAGGAACCGCATATCTACGTCGCCAACTGGTTCTACCTGTCCTTCATCGTCACCATTGCGATGCTGCATGTCGTCAACAATCTGTCGATGCCGGTCTCGTTCCTCGGCTCGAAGAGCTACTCCGCTTTCTCGGGTGTTCAGGACGCGCTGACGCAGTGGTGGTACGGCCATAATGCGGTCGGGTTCTTCCTGACGGCGGGCTTCCTCGGCATGATGTATTATTTCGTGCCAAAGCAGGCGAACCGGCCGGTCTATTCATACCGGCTGTCGATCATCCACTTCTGGGCGCTGATCTTCCTCTATATCTGGGCCGGACCGCATCACCTCCATTATACCGCCCTTCCAGATTGGGCGCAGACGCTCGGCATGGCGTTCTCGATCATGCTGTGGATGCCTTCCTGGGGCGGCATGATCAACGGCCTGATGACCCTCTCCGGCGCCTGGGACAAGCTGCGCACCGACCCGATCATCCGCATGATGGTAACTGCCATCGCCTTCTACGGCATGTCGACCTTCGAAGGTCCCATCATGTCGATCAAGACGGTCAACTCGCTGTCGCATTACACCGACTGGACCATCGGCCATGTCCACTCCGGCGCGCTCGGCTGGGTCGGCATGATCTCGTTCGGCGCGATCTACTACATGGTACCGAGGCTCTGGAATCGCGAGCGCCTCTATTCGCTGCGCCTCGTCACCTGGCACTTCTGGCTGGCGACGCTCGGGATCGTCGTCTACGCCGCGGCCATGTGGGTGTCCGGCATCATGCAGGGGCTGATGTGGCGCGAATACGACGAGCAAGGCTTCCTGGTCTACTCCTTCGCCGAAACCGTTGCCGCTGTGCATCCCTACTACATCATGCGCGCGGTCGGCGGCGCAATGTATCTGTCCGGCATGCTGATCATGGCCTGGAACATCACCAAGACCATCTTTGGCTACCAACGTGAGGAGGATTCGATGCCCGGCTCCATCTCCGCCCTGAAGCCCGTGCGATCAGGAGCCAGAAAATGGGCTTGATGGACAGACACGCGGCCATTGAGAGGAACGCCACGCTGCTGCTCGTCGGGTCCCTGCTCGTGGTGACCGTCGGTGGCATCGTCGAGATCGCCCCGCTCTTCTATCTCGACAACACGATCGAGAAAGTCGAGGGCATGCGCCCCTACTCGCCGCTCGAGCTCGCCGGACGCAACATCTATGTGCGCGAGGGATGCTATCTCTGCCACAGCCAGATGATCAGGCCCTTCCGCGACGAGGTCGAGCGCTATGGCCACTACAGCCTGGCGGCCGAGTCGATGTACGACCACCCGTTCCAGTGGGGCTCCAAGCGCACAGGACCTGACCTGGCGCGCGTCGGCGATCGCTACTCGAACAGTTGGCACGTCCAGCATCTCACCGATCCGCGTTCGGTGGTGCCGGAATCCATCATGCCGACCTACGCCTTCCTGAAAGAGAGGCCGATCGAGGTGAAGGATTTCTCCACGCAGCTCGTCGCCAACCGGCGCGTCGGTGTCCCCTACACCGACGACATGGTCTCGCACGCGAACGCCGATCTGATGGCGCAGGCTGATCCCAACGTCGACACATCAGGCCTTGAGGCCCGCTACCCGAAAGCCAGGATCGGCGACTTTGACGGCGACCCGCAACAGGTGACCGAAATGGATGCCCTGGTCGCCTATCTGCAGATGCTCGGCACACTCGTCGACTTCAACAACTACGACGACGCCGCCGGCTACCGCTAAGGAGAACCACGATGGACTACAATTTGATGCGGGAGTTTGTCGACAGCTGGGGCCTGCTCGCCATGGTGCTCTTCTTTGCTGGATGCGTTGCCATCGCGCTCCGACCGGGCGGTCGCGGCCAGGCTGATGAAGCCGCCCGAATTCCCCTCAAAGACGACTGATCATGAGCACACAGTATATCGATGAATTGTCGGGTGTCTCGACGACCGGTCATGAGTGGGACGGTATCAAGGAACTCGACAACCCGCTTCCTCGCTGGTGGGTGGTCATTCTCTACATCACCATCGCCTGGGCGCTCGGCTACACCATCGCCTATCCGGCATGGCCGATGCTGAGCTCGGCAACAAACGGCGCGCTCGGCTATTCGAGCCGCAACGAAGTCAAGAAGGAGTTGGCGGCGGCAGAGGCTGCCAAGGCCAAGTATGTCGCGGCTGTGAAATCGAAAACCGTGTCGGAGATTGTCGCCGACGACCCATTGCGCGAGTTCGCGGTCGCAGCCGGCTTTGCGGCGTTCAGGGTCAATTGCGTGCAGTGCCACGGCTCCGGCGCGCAAGGGTCGAGAGGATTTCCGAACCTCAATGACGACGATTGGCTGTGGGGCGGCAACGCCGATGAAATCCAGCAGACGATCACCCACGGCGTCCGCTTTACCTCAGACCCCGACACGCGTGTGTCGGAAATGCCCGCTTTTGGCGACGTCATCACGCCTGAGCAGATCGCCCAGGTCAGCGCCTACGTCGCCAGCTTGTCGGGACCCGTCAGAAACGCCAGCCTGATCGAGCCCGGTGCCAAGGTCTTCGCGGAAAACTGCGTCGCTTGTCACGGTGAGAACGCAAAGGGCAACAGAGAATTCGGCGCACCCGATCTGACTGATGCGATCTGGCTCTATGGGCCGGGCGAGACGGCCATCGCCGCCCAGGTCCGCGCGCCGAAACAAGGCGTGATGCCGGCCTGGATCGGGCGTCTCGGCGAGATCAAGGTCAAGGAACTTGCAGTCTATGTCCATTCGCTTGGCGCTGGAGAATAGGAACGGCGGCCTATTCTCGGCCCTCCCCCCCGCCAAGCGACGAGGCCCGGCGAGAGCCGGGCCTCGACCATATTACGGCATCCCGCGATTGACCTTCATCAACGCGACGCCGCTCGCCATGCCGCAAAGCTTGCTCAACCGTCGGCCAGATCCGATGGTCGGGCGTCGGCCGCGAAAATCGTCGCTGGTGACCGGAGCTTCTCGTGCTTGATAAAAAGCCGATAGAACGGCTCGAAGCCGAAGCGGTCAACTCCGCCAGGATACGACAGCCGCTCTATGCCGCGCGCAAGAAGATTTTCCCCAAGCGCGCCTTCGGCCGCTTCCGTCGGTTCAAATGGCTGGTGATGGCGCTCACGCTCGGCATTTACTACTTGGCGCCCTGGCTGCGCTGGGATCGCGGGTCGTTTGCCCCCGACCAGGCCGTGCTGCTCGATCTTGCCAACCGCCGCTTCTACTTCTTCTTCATCGAGATATGGCCGCAAGAATTCTACTATGTGGCCGGCCTGCTGGTCATGGCCGGCGTCGGCCTTTTCCTGGTCACGTCGACGGTCGGGCGAGCCTGGTGCGGCTATACCTGCCTGCAGACGGTCTGGGTCGACCTGTTCCTTGTCGTCGAGCGCGCCGTCGAAGGCGATCGCAACGCCCGTATGAAACTCGACGTCGAACCATGGACCGCACGCAAGCTGGTCCTGCGTGCATCCAAGCACGCCATCTGGCTGGTCATCGCGGTGGCAACCGGCGGCGCCTGGATTTTCTATTTCGCTGACGCGCCGACACTGCTTGGCGAAGTCGTGACCGGCACGGCGGCGCCCGTCGCCTACGCCACGATCGCCGTGCTCACCGGCACCACTTATGTGTTCGGCGGACTGATGCGCGAGCAGGTCTGTACGTACATGTGCCCGTGGCCGCGCATCCAGGCCGCCATGCTCGACGAAAATTCGTTGACCGTGACCTATAACGACTGGCGCGGCGAGCCGCGTTCACGCCATCCCAAAAAGGCCTCGGCCGCCGGACAATCGGTCGGCGACTGCGTCGATTGCAAGGCCTGCGTCGCCGTCTGCCCTATGGGGATCGACATTCGCGACGGCCAGCAGCTGGAATGCATCACCTGCGCGCTCTGCGCGGACGCCTGCGACGGCGTCATGGACAAGCTCGGCAAGGAGCGCGGGCTGATCTCCTATGCGACGCTTTCCGACTACAACGCCAACATGGCCACAGCGATGGCAGGCGGTACCCGCCCGATCGATCCCGCACTCGTTCGGACTGCCGGCGGCGCTCTGTCCGACAAATTGGCGCATTTCCATCCCGGCAAGATCTTTCGGCCGCGCACCTTCGTCTACATGGGCTTGTGGTCACTGGTCGGCATCGGACTGCTCTATTCGCTGATGACCCGCAACCGGCTCGAGGTGAACGTGCTTCACGACCGCAACCCGCAATTCGTGACGCTCTCCGATGGATCCATCCGCAACGGCTACACCGTGAAGCTGCTCAACATGACCCCTGAGCCGCGAACCATCGTCGTCACGATGCAGGGCCTGGAAGGCGCGCAAATGAGCCTCGTTGGCTCTGACCTGCCTGCAGGTCGTTCCTTCGCTGTCCCGGTCGAGCCCGACCGCCTGAAAACGTTGAAAATCTTCGTCCGCCAGCCCCTCAGTCAGATCCAGGACCAGACGCAGACCTTCACATTCATCGCAAACGACAAGGCCGGTTCGGAGTCGGACCGATACCTCGCCACCTTCAACACGCCGGAGACGACCAAGTGAGCGCAAAAACAGAACGACCTCGCGCATTCACCGGCCGGCACATGTTTTTCATCGTCTTGGCCTTTTTCGGCGTGGTCGTCAGCGTCGATGCGCTGATGGCGATGCTTGCCAATACAAGCTGGACCGGCCTCGTCGCCGAAAACACCTATGTGGCGAGCCAGGAATTCAACAAGAACGCGGAGGAGGGCCGGGCTCAGGCGGCACTTGGCTGGAAGAGCCGCTTGACCATTGCCGGTGGCGAGGTGCGCTACAGCCTCGCCGATGCGGCTGGCAGGCCCATCGCATTGCATGGCGTCAAGGTGCTCTTTCGTCATCCCGCCTACGAAGCTGAAGACCGGTCCATTACCTTGGCTCTTGCCTCCGGCCAGGAATATGTGGCCCGACATACGCCCCGCAATGGCGTCTGGATCATTGAGGTGGACGCGGACGCAGATCTCGCGAAGCCCTATCGGGAAGTTCGCCGTGTCATCATTTCCAATGGGGCCTTGCAATGAGTTGCTGTGCACCCGGCGCCGAGATGGATACTGGCAGAGTGAAGCCAGACCTGCCCTCAGATCAGGAAATCAGGCTGGCGAGCCGCCGTCTTGGCAACGGCATCATTCAGACTGACCTGACGGTCCCGACGGTCCACTGCGGTGCCTGCATCCGGGCGATCGAGACGGCACTTGCAGATCTCGACCGCGTCGAGACGGCCCGCGTCAACCTATCGACGAAACGGGTGTCGGTGCGATGGCGCGAAGGCGAGGCGCCGCCGATCGTAGCCACGCTCGAAGGACTGGGCTATGCGGCGCATCTGTTCGACCCCGACGGCGACGAAAAGGACGGGACACTGTTGCAACTGGTCCGAGCAGTCGCGGTCGCAGGCTTCGCGGCGGGCAATATCATGCTGCTCTCGGTCTCTGTCTGGTCGGGCGCTGAAGGGGCAACCCGCGATCTGTTCCACTGGGTCTCTGCGCTGATCGCCATCCCGGCGCTTGCATTCGCCGGCGGCATCTTCTTCCAGCCGGGCTGGAATGCGCTGCGACATGGTCGCATGAACATGGACGTCCCGATCGCCGTCGGAGTTTCGCTCGCTTACGCGATGAGCCTTTACGAGACAGTCAATCATGGCGAGCACGCCTATTTCGACGCGTCGGTATCGTTGCTGTTCTTTCTGCTGATCGGCCGGACGCTGGACCACGTGATGCGCGAGCGGGCCCGAACCGCGGTCAAGGGCCTGTCGCGGCTTGCTGCCCGCGGCGCCACGGTGCTGCGCGAGGACGGTGCACGCGACTATCTGCCGGTCGACGAGATCGAACCGGGCATGCGTGTGTTGGTCGCCGCTGGCCAACGGATACCCCTCGACGGCACGGTCGTCCGGGGCTCATCGGATCTCGATTGCTCACTGGTCTCGGGCGAGAGCACACCACGAAATGCCGAGGCGGGAGAGATGGTCCAGGCCGGTATGCTCAACCTGACCGGCCCGCTGACCGTCGAGGCGACTGCAGCCGCCAAGGATTCCTTCCTGGCGGAAATGGTCCGTCTGCTGGAGGCCGCCGAGGGCGGCCGCGCCCACTACCGCCAGATCGCCGACCGCGTCGCCGCGCTTTATGCGCCAGTGGTACACCTGACGGCGTTCGCGACGTTTCTTGGTTGGATGGCCGCAAGCGGGGACTGGCACAGGACGATGACGATCGCCATCGCCGTGCTGATCATCACCTGTCCCTGCGCGCTTGGGCTTGCGGTGCCGATCGTCCAGGTCGTCGCCGCGCGAAGACTGTTCGACAACGGCATCATGGTCAAGGATGGGTCGGCTCTTGAGCGCTTGGCGGCGGTCGAC
It contains:
- the ccoN gene encoding cytochrome-c oxidase, cbb3-type subunit I produces the protein MKFGTEIVLLSLFAFAAVVAAGFGVDEPFRQHMWVLFFALAGFNAMLMRNTEFKPAVPIDPAAYMDGPIRYGAIATVFWGVVGMLVGVVIALQLAYPNLNVGPWFNFGRLRPLHTSGVIFAFGGNALISTSLYVVQRSCRARLFGGKLAWFVFWGYQLFIVMAATGYLLGITEGREYAEPEWYVDLWLTIVWVAYLILFLGTILKRKEPHIYVANWFYLSFIVTIAMLHVVNNLSMPVSFLGSKSYSAFSGVQDALTQWWYGHNAVGFFLTAGFLGMMYYFVPKQANRPVYSYRLSIIHFWALIFLYIWAGPHHLHYTALPDWAQTLGMAFSIMLWMPSWGGMINGLMTLSGAWDKLRTDPIIRMMVTAIAFYGMSTFEGPIMSIKTVNSLSHYTDWTIGHVHSGALGWVGMISFGAIYYMVPRLWNRERLYSLRLVTWHFWLATLGIVVYAAAMWVSGIMQGLMWREYDEQGFLVYSFAETVAAVHPYYIMRAVGGAMYLSGMLIMAWNITKTIFGYQREEDSMPGSISALKPVRSGARKWA
- the ccoO gene encoding cytochrome-c oxidase, cbb3-type subunit II encodes the protein MGLMDRHAAIERNATLLLVGSLLVVTVGGIVEIAPLFYLDNTIEKVEGMRPYSPLELAGRNIYVREGCYLCHSQMIRPFRDEVERYGHYSLAAESMYDHPFQWGSKRTGPDLARVGDRYSNSWHVQHLTDPRSVVPESIMPTYAFLKERPIEVKDFSTQLVANRRVGVPYTDDMVSHANADLMAQADPNVDTSGLEARYPKARIGDFDGDPQQVTEMDALVAYLQMLGTLVDFNNYDDAAGYR
- a CDS encoding cbb3-type cytochrome oxidase subunit 3, with amino-acid sequence MDYNLMREFVDSWGLLAMVLFFAGCVAIALRPGGRGQADEAARIPLKDD
- the ccoP gene encoding cytochrome-c oxidase, cbb3-type subunit III, whose translation is MSTQYIDELSGVSTTGHEWDGIKELDNPLPRWWVVILYITIAWALGYTIAYPAWPMLSSATNGALGYSSRNEVKKELAAAEAAKAKYVAAVKSKTVSEIVADDPLREFAVAAGFAAFRVNCVQCHGSGAQGSRGFPNLNDDDWLWGGNADEIQQTITHGVRFTSDPDTRVSEMPAFGDVITPEQIAQVSAYVASLSGPVRNASLIEPGAKVFAENCVACHGENAKGNREFGAPDLTDAIWLYGPGETAIAAQVRAPKQGVMPAWIGRLGEIKVKELAVYVHSLGAGE
- the ccoG gene encoding cytochrome c oxidase accessory protein CcoG; this translates as MLDKKPIERLEAEAVNSARIRQPLYAARKKIFPKRAFGRFRRFKWLVMALTLGIYYLAPWLRWDRGSFAPDQAVLLDLANRRFYFFFIEIWPQEFYYVAGLLVMAGVGLFLVTSTVGRAWCGYTCLQTVWVDLFLVVERAVEGDRNARMKLDVEPWTARKLVLRASKHAIWLVIAVATGGAWIFYFADAPTLLGEVVTGTAAPVAYATIAVLTGTTYVFGGLMREQVCTYMCPWPRIQAAMLDENSLTVTYNDWRGEPRSRHPKKASAAGQSVGDCVDCKACVAVCPMGIDIRDGQQLECITCALCADACDGVMDKLGKERGLISYATLSDYNANMATAMAGGTRPIDPALVRTAGGALSDKLAHFHPGKIFRPRTFVYMGLWSLVGIGLLYSLMTRNRLEVNVLHDRNPQFVTLSDGSIRNGYTVKLLNMTPEPRTIVVTMQGLEGAQMSLVGSDLPAGRSFAVPVEPDRLKTLKIFVRQPLSQIQDQTQTFTFIANDKAGSESDRYLATFNTPETTK
- a CDS encoding FixH family protein, with translation MFFIVLAFFGVVVSVDALMAMLANTSWTGLVAENTYVASQEFNKNAEEGRAQAALGWKSRLTIAGGEVRYSLADAAGRPIALHGVKVLFRHPAYEAEDRSITLALASGQEYVARHTPRNGVWIIEVDADADLAKPYREVRRVIISNGALQ
- a CDS encoding cation-translocating P-type ATPase; amino-acid sequence: MSCCAPGAEMDTGRVKPDLPSDQEIRLASRRLGNGIIQTDLTVPTVHCGACIRAIETALADLDRVETARVNLSTKRVSVRWREGEAPPIVATLEGLGYAAHLFDPDGDEKDGTLLQLVRAVAVAGFAAGNIMLLSVSVWSGAEGATRDLFHWVSALIAIPALAFAGGIFFQPGWNALRHGRMNMDVPIAVGVSLAYAMSLYETVNHGEHAYFDASVSLLFFLLIGRTLDHVMRERARTAVKGLSRLAARGATVLREDGARDYLPVDEIEPGMRVLVAAGQRIPLDGTVVRGSSDLDCSLVSGESTPRNAEAGEMVQAGMLNLTGPLTVEATAAAKDSFLAEMVRLLEAAEGGRAHYRQIADRVAALYAPVVHLTAFATFLGWMAASGDWHRTMTIAIAVLIITCPCALGLAVPIVQVVAARRLFDNGIMVKDGSALERLAAVDTAVFDKTGTLTLGKPRLVNRSSIDPAMLAIAAAIGAHSRHPLSQAISGLASPAGLPTFNDVREHPGFGIEATAAGNTWRLGRRGWAGCKGQTGAEGKAGATVLTRNERIVASFEFEDALRADADTAIAQLKHAGLTVEMLSGDTAVACAEVAGALQLDRFSPALVPSGKVERIMRLTNDGHRVLMVGDGLNDTPALGAAHVSIAPATAADIGRNAADFVFLRESLQAVPLALDVSRKARQLVRQNIAIATVYNAIAVPIAILGQVTPLIASIAMSASSLLVIGNALRLQGFAGSEVTTTVSSTGSGIRAPVQPS